CCCTAACCAGGCTCTTTTCTATCCTCTCACCACTCGCGCCTCTCTCGCCCttcccgccgccaccgccgccgccgccactccccTCGCCGCCGCAGCAGCCGCAGCCATGGGGCGCATGCACAGCCGCGGGTAATCCTCACCCCCTGCACTGCCACCGCAATCCTGTGAATTTTCTGGTCTAATGGCGTCTCCGCGACTCTGTGACGCAGGAAGGGCATCTCGTCGTCAGCGCTGCCGTACAAGAGGACTCCACCAAGCTGGGTCAAGACCGCCGTCGCCGATGTAAGAAGAAGCCTCACCTTCTCTTCGCCCCCTCGATTCGATGTGATATGGCTGGCTGATGCGTGCGTCGGGCTCGTGTGCAGGTGGACGAGTTAATCACCAAGGCCGCGAAGAAGGGCCAGATGCCGTCGCAGATCGGCGTCCTGCTCCGTGACCAGCACGGCATCCCCCTCGTCAAGAGCGTCACCGGGAGCAAGATCCTCCGCATCCTCAAGGCCCATGGTGAGAAATAGATTAGATCCCCCCTCGTCTTTCTCAGAGTGCTCTATGTGTTGATAGTGGATTGATTGTGTGAGTGTTGGTGCGCAGGGCTGGCGCCAGAGATCCCGGAGGATCTCTACTTTCTGATCAAGAAGGCGGTGGCGATAAGGAAGCACCTGGAGAGGAACAGGAAGGACAAGGACTCTAAGTTCAGGCTCATCCTTGTGGAGAGCAGGATCCACCGCCTCGCTCGCTACTACAAGCGCACCAAGAAGCTCCCGCCCACCTGGAAGTAGTAAGTCACTCAATCCCAATGCCATTAATCTTTCTTCTGCTATAGCTTCGGTGAATTGTGACGCCTTATCAGTTTAGTACGCAAGTACAGTGAACAGTTCGCTGTTTGTGTGCCACTTGCTACATATGAGCTGTAGAATGTGTGCTACATATAGGTTGTTGAGTAGGAGTACGTGTTTGGTACTACTTCAGATGAGGCTACTTATAAATGTATTTAGATGCTGATCTGTTGGCTGTTCTGTTCTCATGGGACAGGAATTTTAGAGAAATGGGATTCTAAACTACTTAGTTATGCCTGTGATTAAGCTTAGTTGTGTTTGTGGCGGATGTGCTGCTAATTGGTGTTAGTAAGGCATTCCCGTACTGGCATACTGTAGTGGACACTGCTGATTCGGTGTGCACACCAAAATTATAAGTATATGAGTCAATAGTTTGACTTGTAAAGATTGATGTTATGAAGTGATGATATAGCCACTTCAGACATTTTTGAAGATCTAAATGGAGAACACCTATGCATTTTGTGTGTTACTAAATGACTACAATTTGCCAGCATGATAATGTAACTTCTTTAGTTTGGATATGAAATAGGAATTTGATGAAGATCACAATACTTGTGTTAAAGAGAAATTAGATCAACCCAACTGAAATGTTTGCAGTTTTGAAAAATGCAACTGGTTATGATACTGATATGTGTC
This sequence is a window from Aegilops tauschii subsp. strangulata cultivar AL8/78 chromosome 7, Aet v6.0, whole genome shotgun sequence. Protein-coding genes within it:
- the LOC109750477 gene encoding small ribosomal subunit protein uS15z, which produces MGRMHSRGKGISSSALPYKRTPPSWVKTAVADVDELITKAAKKGQMPSQIGVLLRDQHGIPLVKSVTGSKILRILKAHGLAPEIPEDLYFLIKKAVAIRKHLERNRKDKDSKFRLILVESRIHRLARYYKRTKKLPPTWKYESTTASTLVA